From the genome of Perca flavescens isolate YP-PL-M2 chromosome 12, PFLA_1.0, whole genome shotgun sequence, one region includes:
- the gpt gene encoding alanine aminotransferase 2-like isoform X2, with amino-acid sequence MNYGTTLLWKRRALSSLSATRRGLPKEKMSENGVLSRAKVLTIDTMNPTVKKVEYAVRGPIVLRAVELERELSEGMKKPFSEVIKANIGDAHAMGQQPITFFRQVLALCSYPELLNDSTFPEDAKSRARRILQSCGGNSMGSYTASQGIDSVRQDVARYIERRDGGVPCDPDDIYLTTGASDGIVTMLKLLVCGEGATRTGVMISIPQYPLYSAALAELGAVQINYYLNEEKCWSMDISELQRALDEARRHCNPRALCVINPGNPTGQVQSRQCIEDVIRFAANERLLLMADEVYQDNVYAEGCQFHSFKKVLFEMGPEYSDTVELVSFHSTSKCYMGECGFRGGYMEIINMDDEVKAQLTKLVSVRLCPPVPGQALMDLVVNPPQPGEPSHDNFIKERTITLSALAEKAKLTEQVLNTIQGISCNPVQGAMYSFPRITIPEKAIQEAMDKGQEPDMFYCMKMLEETGICLVPGSGFGQTDGTYHFRMTILPPTDKLTILLNKVKEFHQKFTQQYS; translated from the exons ATGAATTATGGGACAACGTTACTGTGGAAACGACG AGCTTTATCGAGTCTGAGCGCGACTCGGCGTGGGCTCCCCAAAGAGAAGATGTCCGAGAATGGAGTGCTGTCCCGGGCCAAGGTGTTGACCATCGACACCATGAACCCCACGGTGAAGAAGGTGGAGTACGCCGTGCGCGGGCCCATCGTGCTGCGGGCTGTGGAGCTGGAGAGGGAGCTCTCTGAG GGAATGAAGAAGCCCTTTTCGGAAGTCATCAAGGCCAACATTGGTGACGCTCATGCTATGGGCCAGCAGCCAATCACTTTCTTCCGACAG GTCTTGGCGCTGTGCTCTTACCCCGAACTGCTGAATGACAGCACATTCCCAGAGGATGCTAAAAGTAGAGCACGCCGCATTCTGCAGTCCTGTGGAGGGAACAGTATGG GTTCCTACACGGCCAGTCAGGGCATAGACTCTGTGCGTCAGGATGTGGCCCGCTACATTGAGCGAAGAGATGGCGGTGTGCCCTGCGACCCAGACGACATTTATCTCACCACAGGGGCCAGCGACGGCATTGTG ACCATGCTGAAGCTGCTGGTGTGTGGCGAGGGTGCGACCCGTACAGGCGTCATGATCTCCATACCTCAGTATCCCCTGTACTCGGCTGCGTTGGCCGAATTGGGCGCCGTGCAGATCAACTATTACCTTAATGAGGAGAAGTGCTGGAGTATGGACATCAGCGAGCTGCAGCGCGCCCTGGATGAGGCCCGGCGCCACTGCAACCCCCGAGCGCTGTGCGTCATCAACCCTGGAAACCCCACCG GTCAGGTTCAGAGCAGACAGTGCATTGAGGACGTAATCCGATTTGCAGCAAATGAACGTCTCCTCCTCATGGCTGATGAG GTGTACCAGGACAATGTGTATGCTGAAGGTTGCCAGTTCCACTCTTTTAAGAAGGTTCTGTTTGAAATGGGGCCAGAGTACTCTGATACAGTGGAACTGGTATCTTTCCACTCCACCTCCAAATGTTACATGGGAGA gtGTGGCTTCCGTGGAGGCTACATGGAGATCATCAACATGGACGATGAGGTGAAGGCCCAGCTGACCAAGCtcgtgtctgtccgtctgtgtcCTCCTGTCCCTGGACAGGCTCTAATGGACCTGGTGGTCAACCCCCCTCAGCCTGGGGAACCCTCGCACGACAACTTTATCAAG GAGCGCACAATCACCTTAAGTGCCTTAGCAGAGAAGGCCAAGCTCACAGAGCAGGTTCTGAATACTATTCAAGGCATCAGCTGTAATCCTGTTCAGGGCGCTATGTACTCCTTCCCTCGCATAACCATCCCTGAAAAGGCCATCCAAGAGGCCATG GACAAAGGTCAGGAGCCAGATATGTTTTACTGCATGAAGATGCTGGAGGAGACGGGGATCTGCCTCGTACCTGGAAGCGGCTTTGGTCAGACAGATGGAACCTACCACTTCAG AATGACTATCTTGCCACCGACAGACAAGCTGACGATCCTGCTGAACAAAGTCAAGGAGTTCCACCAGAAATTCACACAGCAGTATTCTTAA
- the gpt gene encoding alanine aminotransferase 2-like isoform X4, with protein MKKPFSEVIKANIGDAHAMGQQPITFFRQVLALCSYPELLNDSTFPEDAKSRARRILQSCGGNSMGSYTASQGIDSVRQDVARYIERRDGGVPCDPDDIYLTTGASDGIVTMLKLLVCGEGATRTGVMISIPQYPLYSAALAELGAVQINYYLNEEKCWSMDISELQRALDEARRHCNPRALCVINPGNPTGQVQSRQCIEDVIRFAANERLLLMADEVYQDNVYAEGCQFHSFKKVLFEMGPEYSDTVELVSFHSTSKCYMGECGFRGGYMEIINMDDEVKAQLTKLVSVRLCPPVPGQALMDLVVNPPQPGEPSHDNFIKERTITLSALAEKAKLTEQVLNTIQGISCNPVQGAMYSFPRITIPEKAIQEAMDKGQEPDMFYCMKMLEETGICLVPGSGFGQTDGTYHFRMTILPPTDKLTILLNKVKEFHQKFTQQYS; from the exons ATGAAGAAGCCCTTTTCGGAAGTCATCAAGGCCAACATTGGTGACGCTCATGCTATGGGCCAGCAGCCAATCACTTTCTTCCGACAG GTCTTGGCGCTGTGCTCTTACCCCGAACTGCTGAATGACAGCACATTCCCAGAGGATGCTAAAAGTAGAGCACGCCGCATTCTGCAGTCCTGTGGAGGGAACAGTATGG GTTCCTACACGGCCAGTCAGGGCATAGACTCTGTGCGTCAGGATGTGGCCCGCTACATTGAGCGAAGAGATGGCGGTGTGCCCTGCGACCCAGACGACATTTATCTCACCACAGGGGCCAGCGACGGCATTGTG ACCATGCTGAAGCTGCTGGTGTGTGGCGAGGGTGCGACCCGTACAGGCGTCATGATCTCCATACCTCAGTATCCCCTGTACTCGGCTGCGTTGGCCGAATTGGGCGCCGTGCAGATCAACTATTACCTTAATGAGGAGAAGTGCTGGAGTATGGACATCAGCGAGCTGCAGCGCGCCCTGGATGAGGCCCGGCGCCACTGCAACCCCCGAGCGCTGTGCGTCATCAACCCTGGAAACCCCACCG GTCAGGTTCAGAGCAGACAGTGCATTGAGGACGTAATCCGATTTGCAGCAAATGAACGTCTCCTCCTCATGGCTGATGAG GTGTACCAGGACAATGTGTATGCTGAAGGTTGCCAGTTCCACTCTTTTAAGAAGGTTCTGTTTGAAATGGGGCCAGAGTACTCTGATACAGTGGAACTGGTATCTTTCCACTCCACCTCCAAATGTTACATGGGAGA gtGTGGCTTCCGTGGAGGCTACATGGAGATCATCAACATGGACGATGAGGTGAAGGCCCAGCTGACCAAGCtcgtgtctgtccgtctgtgtcCTCCTGTCCCTGGACAGGCTCTAATGGACCTGGTGGTCAACCCCCCTCAGCCTGGGGAACCCTCGCACGACAACTTTATCAAG GAGCGCACAATCACCTTAAGTGCCTTAGCAGAGAAGGCCAAGCTCACAGAGCAGGTTCTGAATACTATTCAAGGCATCAGCTGTAATCCTGTTCAGGGCGCTATGTACTCCTTCCCTCGCATAACCATCCCTGAAAAGGCCATCCAAGAGGCCATG GACAAAGGTCAGGAGCCAGATATGTTTTACTGCATGAAGATGCTGGAGGAGACGGGGATCTGCCTCGTACCTGGAAGCGGCTTTGGTCAGACAGATGGAACCTACCACTTCAG AATGACTATCTTGCCACCGACAGACAAGCTGACGATCCTGCTGAACAAAGTCAAGGAGTTCCACCAGAAATTCACACAGCAGTATTCTTAA
- the gpt gene encoding alanine aminotransferase 2-like isoform X1, whose protein sequence is MSATRLKLLSHRNVPLLSRGPNELLAGGGPRVRTLTSPTLSSSSPGRALSSLSATRRGLPKEKMSENGVLSRAKVLTIDTMNPTVKKVEYAVRGPIVLRAVELERELSEGMKKPFSEVIKANIGDAHAMGQQPITFFRQVLALCSYPELLNDSTFPEDAKSRARRILQSCGGNSMGSYTASQGIDSVRQDVARYIERRDGGVPCDPDDIYLTTGASDGIVTMLKLLVCGEGATRTGVMISIPQYPLYSAALAELGAVQINYYLNEEKCWSMDISELQRALDEARRHCNPRALCVINPGNPTGQVQSRQCIEDVIRFAANERLLLMADEVYQDNVYAEGCQFHSFKKVLFEMGPEYSDTVELVSFHSTSKCYMGECGFRGGYMEIINMDDEVKAQLTKLVSVRLCPPVPGQALMDLVVNPPQPGEPSHDNFIKERTITLSALAEKAKLTEQVLNTIQGISCNPVQGAMYSFPRITIPEKAIQEAMDKGQEPDMFYCMKMLEETGICLVPGSGFGQTDGTYHFRMTILPPTDKLTILLNKVKEFHQKFTQQYS, encoded by the exons ATGTCGGCCACACGATTAAAGTTGCTGTCACACAGAAACGTCCCGCTTTTAAGCCGGGGTCCAAACGAATTGTTAGCCGGTGGTGGTCCCAGAGTCCGAACACTCACATCTCCAACTCTTTCGTCATCCTCTCCCGGCAGAGCTTTATCGAGTCTGAGCGCGACTCGGCGTGGGCTCCCCAAAGAGAAGATGTCCGAGAATGGAGTGCTGTCCCGGGCCAAGGTGTTGACCATCGACACCATGAACCCCACGGTGAAGAAGGTGGAGTACGCCGTGCGCGGGCCCATCGTGCTGCGGGCTGTGGAGCTGGAGAGGGAGCTCTCTGAG GGAATGAAGAAGCCCTTTTCGGAAGTCATCAAGGCCAACATTGGTGACGCTCATGCTATGGGCCAGCAGCCAATCACTTTCTTCCGACAG GTCTTGGCGCTGTGCTCTTACCCCGAACTGCTGAATGACAGCACATTCCCAGAGGATGCTAAAAGTAGAGCACGCCGCATTCTGCAGTCCTGTGGAGGGAACAGTATGG GTTCCTACACGGCCAGTCAGGGCATAGACTCTGTGCGTCAGGATGTGGCCCGCTACATTGAGCGAAGAGATGGCGGTGTGCCCTGCGACCCAGACGACATTTATCTCACCACAGGGGCCAGCGACGGCATTGTG ACCATGCTGAAGCTGCTGGTGTGTGGCGAGGGTGCGACCCGTACAGGCGTCATGATCTCCATACCTCAGTATCCCCTGTACTCGGCTGCGTTGGCCGAATTGGGCGCCGTGCAGATCAACTATTACCTTAATGAGGAGAAGTGCTGGAGTATGGACATCAGCGAGCTGCAGCGCGCCCTGGATGAGGCCCGGCGCCACTGCAACCCCCGAGCGCTGTGCGTCATCAACCCTGGAAACCCCACCG GTCAGGTTCAGAGCAGACAGTGCATTGAGGACGTAATCCGATTTGCAGCAAATGAACGTCTCCTCCTCATGGCTGATGAG GTGTACCAGGACAATGTGTATGCTGAAGGTTGCCAGTTCCACTCTTTTAAGAAGGTTCTGTTTGAAATGGGGCCAGAGTACTCTGATACAGTGGAACTGGTATCTTTCCACTCCACCTCCAAATGTTACATGGGAGA gtGTGGCTTCCGTGGAGGCTACATGGAGATCATCAACATGGACGATGAGGTGAAGGCCCAGCTGACCAAGCtcgtgtctgtccgtctgtgtcCTCCTGTCCCTGGACAGGCTCTAATGGACCTGGTGGTCAACCCCCCTCAGCCTGGGGAACCCTCGCACGACAACTTTATCAAG GAGCGCACAATCACCTTAAGTGCCTTAGCAGAGAAGGCCAAGCTCACAGAGCAGGTTCTGAATACTATTCAAGGCATCAGCTGTAATCCTGTTCAGGGCGCTATGTACTCCTTCCCTCGCATAACCATCCCTGAAAAGGCCATCCAAGAGGCCATG GACAAAGGTCAGGAGCCAGATATGTTTTACTGCATGAAGATGCTGGAGGAGACGGGGATCTGCCTCGTACCTGGAAGCGGCTTTGGTCAGACAGATGGAACCTACCACTTCAG AATGACTATCTTGCCACCGACAGACAAGCTGACGATCCTGCTGAACAAAGTCAAGGAGTTCCACCAGAAATTCACACAGCAGTATTCTTAA
- the fuz gene encoding protein fuzzy homolog, giving the protein MMMLQHGSTQLICLTASSGVPLFTRGASKQLPFSVIGSLNGVHMFGGGQGVVLSCCETEGGGKVVCMVLVLGQDELTNVRNVERLKRDLRSCFSLIDQLLEERQEGIMGNLTYCADSLLPPNPTLLQEAVDGFAQAADSEFSCLIVHGRIAAATEKWWRLAPQEVVLLSALLRSLSASGSASCDYPVFLPQGSPTVAHRLLRFQLLPGADVCVLCGPTPSLHRAESGLVGRFWTPLVETLRDCLAVGERCLPGSVSLRPDVLALLLINRETRRSVSCVRTSTNHLLGDPLLPSKARCWELLKLFYIFSTTRYFTQEEILCALPEERAQRGNTEDFVLGFSHQPLQCYLVTEECKSYGLQTPQHQLFLLIPLSVPTFALRTVATQTLSDIVAATGF; this is encoded by the exons ATGATGATGCTCCAGCATGGGTCGACGCAGCTCATTTGCCTCACAGCCAGCAGTGGGGTTCCTCTTTTCACAAGGGGAGCCTCCAAACAGCTGCCCTTCTCTGTCATCGGCTCCCTGAATGGTGTCCACATGTTCGGGGGTGGTCAGGGAGTGGTGTTGTCTTGCTGTGAGACTGAAGGTGGGGGTAAAGTGGT CTGCATGGTGCTCGTGTTGGGGCAGGATGAGCTGACCAATGTCAGGAATGTTGAGAGGCTGAAGAGGGACTTGCGATCCTGCTTCAGCCTCATTGATCAGCTGTTGGAGGAGAGACAAGAGGGCATCATGGGTAACCTGACGTACTGCGCTGATTCACTGCTGCCTCCAAACCCCACTCTTCTTCAAGAGGCTGTGGATGGCTTTGCCCAGGCTGCAGACAGTGAATTTAGCTGCCTCATCGTCCATGGACGGATAGCTGCAGCAACTGAGAAGTGGTGGCGCCTGGCACCGCAGGAGGTTGTGCTGCTCTCTGCTTTGTTGCGGTCCCTCTCAGCCTCTGGATCAGCCTCTTGTGATTACCCAGTTTTCCTTCCTCAGGGCAGCCCCACCGTGGCCCACCGCCTGCTCCGCTTCCAGCTGCTCCCTGGcgcagatgtgtgtgtgctgtgcggCCCAACCCCGTCCCTGCACAGAGCCGAGAGTGGGCTGGTGGGTCGTTTCTGGACACCCTTGGTGGAGACCCTGAGAGACTGTCTGGCTGTTGGAGAGCGCTGCTTACCAGGATCTGTATCCCTGCGCCCAGATGTGCTGGCACTTCTTCTCATCAATCGTGAAACGCGACGCTCCGTCTCCTGTGTGCGGACTTCCACTAATCATCTGCTCGGTGACCCTCTTTTACCCTCCAAGGCCCGCTGCTGGGAGCTACTGAAGCTCTTCTACATCTTCAGCACGACACGCTACTTCACCCAGGAGGAGATTTTGTGTGCCTTGCCAGAGGAGAGGGCTCAGAGAGGCAACACTGAAGACTTTGTGCTTGGATTCTCCCACCAGCCGCTACAGTGCTATCTAGTTACAGAAGAATGCAAAAGCTATGGACTTCAGACACCACAGCACCAGCTCTTCCTGCTCATCCCACTGTCAGTGCCCACCTTTGCACTGCGTACGGTGgccacacagactctctctgaTATAGTTGCAGCCACTGggttttaa
- the gpt gene encoding alanine aminotransferase 2-like isoform X3, translated as MSENGVLSRAKVLTIDTMNPTVKKVEYAVRGPIVLRAVELERELSEGMKKPFSEVIKANIGDAHAMGQQPITFFRQVLALCSYPELLNDSTFPEDAKSRARRILQSCGGNSMGSYTASQGIDSVRQDVARYIERRDGGVPCDPDDIYLTTGASDGIVTMLKLLVCGEGATRTGVMISIPQYPLYSAALAELGAVQINYYLNEEKCWSMDISELQRALDEARRHCNPRALCVINPGNPTGQVQSRQCIEDVIRFAANERLLLMADEVYQDNVYAEGCQFHSFKKVLFEMGPEYSDTVELVSFHSTSKCYMGECGFRGGYMEIINMDDEVKAQLTKLVSVRLCPPVPGQALMDLVVNPPQPGEPSHDNFIKERTITLSALAEKAKLTEQVLNTIQGISCNPVQGAMYSFPRITIPEKAIQEAMDKGQEPDMFYCMKMLEETGICLVPGSGFGQTDGTYHFRMTILPPTDKLTILLNKVKEFHQKFTQQYS; from the exons ATGTCCGAGAATGGAGTGCTGTCCCGGGCCAAGGTGTTGACCATCGACACCATGAACCCCACGGTGAAGAAGGTGGAGTACGCCGTGCGCGGGCCCATCGTGCTGCGGGCTGTGGAGCTGGAGAGGGAGCTCTCTGAG GGAATGAAGAAGCCCTTTTCGGAAGTCATCAAGGCCAACATTGGTGACGCTCATGCTATGGGCCAGCAGCCAATCACTTTCTTCCGACAG GTCTTGGCGCTGTGCTCTTACCCCGAACTGCTGAATGACAGCACATTCCCAGAGGATGCTAAAAGTAGAGCACGCCGCATTCTGCAGTCCTGTGGAGGGAACAGTATGG GTTCCTACACGGCCAGTCAGGGCATAGACTCTGTGCGTCAGGATGTGGCCCGCTACATTGAGCGAAGAGATGGCGGTGTGCCCTGCGACCCAGACGACATTTATCTCACCACAGGGGCCAGCGACGGCATTGTG ACCATGCTGAAGCTGCTGGTGTGTGGCGAGGGTGCGACCCGTACAGGCGTCATGATCTCCATACCTCAGTATCCCCTGTACTCGGCTGCGTTGGCCGAATTGGGCGCCGTGCAGATCAACTATTACCTTAATGAGGAGAAGTGCTGGAGTATGGACATCAGCGAGCTGCAGCGCGCCCTGGATGAGGCCCGGCGCCACTGCAACCCCCGAGCGCTGTGCGTCATCAACCCTGGAAACCCCACCG GTCAGGTTCAGAGCAGACAGTGCATTGAGGACGTAATCCGATTTGCAGCAAATGAACGTCTCCTCCTCATGGCTGATGAG GTGTACCAGGACAATGTGTATGCTGAAGGTTGCCAGTTCCACTCTTTTAAGAAGGTTCTGTTTGAAATGGGGCCAGAGTACTCTGATACAGTGGAACTGGTATCTTTCCACTCCACCTCCAAATGTTACATGGGAGA gtGTGGCTTCCGTGGAGGCTACATGGAGATCATCAACATGGACGATGAGGTGAAGGCCCAGCTGACCAAGCtcgtgtctgtccgtctgtgtcCTCCTGTCCCTGGACAGGCTCTAATGGACCTGGTGGTCAACCCCCCTCAGCCTGGGGAACCCTCGCACGACAACTTTATCAAG GAGCGCACAATCACCTTAAGTGCCTTAGCAGAGAAGGCCAAGCTCACAGAGCAGGTTCTGAATACTATTCAAGGCATCAGCTGTAATCCTGTTCAGGGCGCTATGTACTCCTTCCCTCGCATAACCATCCCTGAAAAGGCCATCCAAGAGGCCATG GACAAAGGTCAGGAGCCAGATATGTTTTACTGCATGAAGATGCTGGAGGAGACGGGGATCTGCCTCGTACCTGGAAGCGGCTTTGGTCAGACAGATGGAACCTACCACTTCAG AATGACTATCTTGCCACCGACAGACAAGCTGACGATCCTGCTGAACAAAGTCAAGGAGTTCCACCAGAAATTCACACAGCAGTATTCTTAA